A stretch of DNA from Maridesulfovibrio sp.:
ACGCTCAATCCCGGAGACAGACTGCCGACACATCGTGATTTGGCTGATGATCTGAAAATGAATGTGAGCACCATAACCAGGGGATATGCCGAAGCGGAGAAGCGGGGACTTGTCTGCAGCACCGTGGGCAGGGGAACGTTCATTGCCCCGGACGCGACCACATCAACCCCCATGGTCTCTTTTGAGCCGCACGCCAGAGGCATGATAGAGATGGGACTGGTCAATACATTCTACGACCTTGATCCGGACCTGAATGAAGCCATGCAACGCCTTACCCGGCGGCGCAATCTCAATACCTTCCTGCGCTACACGGACCCGCAGGGTCTGCCCGAACACAGGGAGACCGGGGCGGAGTGGATAGGGCGATACGGCATGGAAGTGGAACCGGACGATGTCCTGATCTGCTCCGGTGCACAGCACGCTCTTTCCTGCTGCCTCGGCTCGCTTTTCCGGGCAGGGGACAGAATTGCCGCGGACAGCCTGACCTATCCGGGCATGAAAACGCTTGCCTCCATGCTCGGCATAAAATTGATACCGGTCCAGATGGACGAACAGGGAATGATACCGGAAGCACTGGACACCGCATGCCGCAGGGGAAAGATCAACGGAATCTACCTGATGCCGGGGGTCCAGAATCCGACCACTGCCTGCATGTCTCTGCAACGCCGGATAGAGATAGCACATACGGCAGGAATACACGGCCTTACCTTGATAGAAGACGATGCCTACGCCCTTACAAAGGAAAACGTGCTTCCTCCTGTATCCTCTTTCCTGCGCGAATCCAGCGTACACATAGCCGGAGTTTCCAAGACAGTGGCGGTCGGGTTGCGTGTGGCTTTCATGTCGGCAAAAGGAGAAATGAAGAAGCAGCTTGCGTACGCGATTCTGAATTCCATCTGGGTGACACCGCCGATTAATG
This window harbors:
- a CDS encoding PLP-dependent aminotransferase family protein → MTKWTPELEKTGRPKFRLLADAIERDVYAGTLNPGDRLPTHRDLADDLKMNVSTITRGYAEAEKRGLVCSTVGRGTFIAPDATTSTPMVSFEPHARGMIEMGLVNTFYDLDPDLNEAMQRLTRRRNLNTFLRYTDPQGLPEHRETGAEWIGRYGMEVEPDDVLICSGAQHALSCCLGSLFRAGDRIAADSLTYPGMKTLASMLGIKLIPVQMDEQGMIPEALDTACRRGKINGIYLMPGVQNPTTACMSLQRRIEIAHTAGIHGLTLIEDDAYALTKENVLPPVSSFLRESSVHIAGVSKTVAVGLRVAFMSAKGEMKKQLAYAILNSIWVTPPINAELICNWIKDGTAQKTMLLKRAAARERFAAVRDMTENMELCGNPDGFFAWLKLPEPWRGNMLERRAREAGINIFAAEKFAVGDCPVPPMIRLSLSGPRDITQLRQGLERLKNIIENQ